One genomic region from Kamptonema formosum PCC 6407 encodes:
- a CDS encoding two-partner secretion domain-containing protein, with protein MMHCQSSTLLFALLLLFPFPALAQIVPDNSLGAESSRTVPATINNLPSDRIEGGANRGVSLFHSFREFNVGEGRGAYFANPNGIINIFTRVTGGNPSNILGVLGVQGNANLFLLNPRGIIFGPNARLDLRGSFIGSTGSGIFFDNGFEFSAVDANAVPLLAINIPVGLNFRENPGTIVNTSQAIGPTPTLPPLPIEIPVSNKLGLAVAPGQTLALIGGDIQLQGGNLTAYSGQILLGSVQSPGLVQFEPTALGLNLNYDNIQNFGNLEMNGAFINTSGLGGGKIDIRGSNVTVSSSGILGLTLGNIDGRDININAQNLRIDKGSQIIPATLGDGMGSDLNIHATDSVEMIGLGIEGYQRVYSEYLASGAFNPFDPQIILSAGTAGSGAAGEINIDTGWLLLRDGATGGTNTFSAANAGNINIRANTVELVSSALSSGTNRGSSGKSGNITIDAQRLIMRDGSNLVSITRSDGASGNIAIKASESVELSGILPGSTAQTLIGTNSFDGNGKAGDITIDTKRLTVSDGASVSLSTGVIISQVLFSTSGGPGGNLTVRASESIDVSGVSGVLGNGGFASSLVTQAISSGRGGDIRLSTPKLTVRGGGLISAASLGAVDAGDITIDASSLEVQGIGSNDGFSGRIEASVGNAYGVFNPNATGNAGSLNLNVNRLTVRDGATVSVRALGTGRAGNINVVANSIALDNKASIDGTTDSGGGGNINIKAQDIQLRRGSRITTDAGISDGGNIRIQGDILATLPNENNDITANARTARGGQVTVNVPNIFGFTTVNREQARSSLGLTNAEFAALQVNPTSLLSTSDIAAISQQAGPALQGAVTFSTTGVNPAQGLVTLDQNVVDLSTLIAANPCIEGGGNEFSITGKGGVPPNPNDVLSNDSRQLNWVEPVTTGSHKAEDQKVEDKKVEIDIQPQAVIPAQGWVMDAQGQVRLVAYNSGDGASARVPKPTGACVPR; from the coding sequence ATGATGCACTGCCAATCTTCTACACTACTTTTTGCTTTATTACTACTGTTTCCCTTCCCCGCTCTTGCTCAAATTGTCCCTGATAATAGCTTGGGTGCAGAAAGTTCGCGCACAGTTCCCGCAACTATTAACAATTTACCCTCAGATAGAATCGAAGGCGGGGCTAATCGTGGTGTCAGTTTGTTTCACAGTTTCCGCGAATTTAATGTAGGTGAAGGACGCGGCGCATATTTTGCCAATCCCAATGGGATTATTAATATTTTTACCCGCGTGACTGGGGGCAATCCTTCCAATATTTTAGGAGTATTGGGAGTACAGGGTAATGCTAATTTATTTTTACTCAATCCCAGAGGAATTATATTTGGCCCCAATGCTCGGTTAGACTTACGGGGTTCATTTATTGGTTCTACTGGTAGTGGAATCTTTTTTGATAATGGCTTTGAATTTAGTGCGGTCGATGCTAATGCAGTGCCATTATTAGCGATTAATATTCCTGTAGGTTTGAACTTTAGAGAAAATCCCGGCACAATTGTCAACACTTCCCAAGCAATTGGCCCCACACCAACCTTACCGCCATTGCCCATAGAAATTCCTGTTTCTAATAAACTTGGTTTAGCAGTAGCTCCCGGTCAAACCTTAGCCTTAATTGGTGGAGACATTCAACTACAAGGTGGAAATTTAACAGCTTATAGCGGACAAATATTACTGGGAAGTGTCCAAAGTCCCGGTTTAGTACAATTTGAACCAACAGCTTTAGGTCTGAATTTAAACTATGACAATATTCAGAACTTCGGCAATCTTGAAATGAATGGTGCATTTATAAACACCAGCGGATTAGGAGGTGGCAAAATTGACATCAGAGGTTCAAATGTCACCGTCAGTAGTTCAGGAATTTTGGGATTGACATTAGGAAATATTGATGGTAGAGATATTAATATTAATGCCCAAAATTTGCGAATAGATAAAGGGTCGCAAATTATCCCAGCGACACTGGGAGATGGGATGGGAAGCGATTTGAACATCCACGCTACTGACTCAGTAGAAATGATCGGACTAGGAATTGAGGGCTATCAGCGGGTTTATAGTGAATATCTAGCCTCTGGAGCGTTCAACCCTTTTGACCCGCAAATTATTTTGAGTGCTGGTACTGCTGGCAGTGGAGCCGCCGGAGAGATTAACATTGACACCGGATGGCTACTGCTGCGCGATGGGGCAACAGGCGGTACCAATACCTTTAGTGCTGCAAATGCCGGAAATATAAATATCCGTGCTAACACCGTCGAACTCGTCAGTTCAGCGCTCAGTAGCGGCACAAATCGTGGAAGTAGCGGTAAGAGCGGAAACATAACTATTGACGCACAACGGTTAATCATGCGCGATGGCTCCAATCTCGTCAGCATCACCCGCAGTGATGGAGCATCGGGGAATATCGCGATTAAAGCGAGTGAATCTGTAGAATTGTCAGGGATTCTACCTGGAAGTACGGCGCAAACTTTAATCGGCACGAACTCTTTCGATGGGAATGGGAAAGCCGGAGATATTACCATTGACACTAAGCGGCTGACTGTTTCTGATGGAGCCTCAGTTAGTTTATCGACGGGTGTAATTATTAGCCAAGTCCTGTTTTCTACGAGCGGAGGGCCTGGAGGAAATTTAACTGTGAGAGCTTCAGAGTCGATAGATGTGAGCGGCGTGTCTGGAGTTTTGGGGAATGGGGGCTTCGCGAGTTCTCTGGTTACTCAAGCTATAAGCTCTGGTAGAGGTGGAGATATCCGCCTCTCAACACCTAAACTAACTGTGCGAGGTGGGGGTCTTATTTCTGCCGCTTCTTTGGGTGCAGTCGATGCAGGAGATATTACAATTGATGCCTCTAGCTTAGAAGTGCAAGGCATTGGGAGTAACGATGGCTTCAGCGGTAGAATTGAGGCTTCGGTTGGCAATGCTTATGGTGTTTTCAATCCCAACGCTACGGGGAATGCTGGCTCATTGAATCTGAATGTAAATCGATTGACTGTCCGGGATGGAGCAACGGTTAGTGTTCGGGCTTTGGGAACGGGAAGGGCTGGCAATATTAATGTTGTAGCTAACTCAATTGCCCTAGACAATAAAGCCAGTATTGACGGTACAACCGACTCTGGTGGTGGGGGAAATATTAATATCAAGGCGCAAGATATCCAGTTGCGACGCGGGAGTAGAATTACCACCGATGCAGGTATTTCTGATGGTGGAAATATCAGAATTCAGGGTGATATTCTGGCGACTTTACCAAATGAAAATAACGATATTACTGCTAATGCGCGTACTGCTAGAGGCGGTCAAGTTACGGTGAATGTCCCGAATATCTTTGGTTTTACAACTGTTAACCGCGAACAAGCCAGAAGTAGTTTAGGACTAACTAACGCTGAATTTGCCGCTTTACAAGTGAATCCAACTTCTTTACTTTCCACCAGCGATATTGCCGCCATTTCACAACAGGCTGGCCCCGCATTACAAGGAGCCGTAACTTTTAGCACTACTGGGGTAAATCCCGCTCAAGGATTAGTCACCTTAGACCAAAATGTGGTCGATCTCAGCACTTTAATTGCAGCTAATCCTTGCATAGAAGGGGGAGGAAATGAGTTTAGTATTACTGGTAAAGGAGGAGTGCCACCGAATCCTAATGATGTCCTCAGCAACGATTCTAGACAGTTAAACTGGGTGGAACCAGTGACAACTGGAAGTCACAAGGCAGAAGATCAAAAAGTAGAAGATAAAAAAGTAGAAATAGATATTCAGCCACAGGCAGTTATCCCTGCTCAAGGTTGGGTAATGGATGCTCAAGGACAAGTAAGACTTGTAGCGTACAATTCAGGTGATGGTGCTTCTGCTCGTGTTCCGAAGCCGACGGGTGCGTGTGTACCGCGATAG
- a CDS encoding two-partner secretion domain-containing protein: MAHKSSALIFGLLLLLPFPAIAQIIPDNSLGGESSRTVPATINNLPSDRIEGGATRGPKLFHSFQEFNIGEGRGAYFANPNGIANIFTRVTGGNPSNILGTLGVQGNANLFLLNPKGIVFGPNARLDLRGSFIGSTASSILFDNNFEFSAANSNAVPLLAINIPLGLRFRENPGTIVNSSQAIGPTPTLPPLPIEIPVSNKLGLAVDPGQTLALIGGDIQLQGGNLTAYTGQILLGSVKSPGLVQFEPTALALNLDYSNIQNFGNIEMNEALINTSGLGGGKIDIRGSNINISSSGIYSLTLGDVDGRGIDINADNLRVDKGAQILTSTLGDGMGSNINIRATDSVEMVGLGIGGYQRFYTQYILSGTLNPFDPQIVINSGTVGNGAAGEININTGRLLLRDGVVGGSATLAAGNGGNLNVRANTFELVSSAINNGTTKKSTGSGGSINIEAERLIIRDAGGLVSISRSDGASGNITIKTTESVELSGGISGSAAQTRMGTNSFDGNGKAGDITIDTKRLTVTDGASISLSTGAVIGQVVFSRNGGLGGNLTVRASESIEVSGVSGVLGNVGFGASALATQTSSSGRGGDIYLSTPILNLRNGGIISAASLGAVDAGNITIDADRIEVQGAGSNGRFASRIEASAGSFSIIVNPNATGNAGSLNLNTNRLIVRDGATVSVQSLGRGRAGNINVVADSIALDNKANIDGTTDSGGGGNINIKAQDIQLRRGSRITTDAGISDGGNIRIQGDILATLPNENNDITANARTARGGQVTVNVPNIFGFTTVNREQARSSLGLTDAEFAALQVNPTSLIDTSDIAAISQQAGPALQGAVTFSTTGVNPASGLAVLPQNVVDSATLIAANPCTEGAGSEFSITGKGGVPPNPNDVLSNDSAQFNWVEPVANGSHKAEVKSPEIEIKPQAVIPAQGWVMDARGQVTLVAYNSGGGASTRSPKPTGVCVPR; this comes from the coding sequence ATGGCTCATAAATCTTCCGCCCTAATTTTTGGGTTATTACTACTATTGCCTTTCCCCGCTATTGCTCAAATTATTCCCGATAATAGTTTAGGTGGAGAAAGTTCGCGCACAGTTCCCGCAACTATCAATAATTTACCATCGGACAGAATAGAAGGCGGTGCAACTCGTGGCCCTAAATTATTTCACAGTTTTCAAGAATTTAACATCGGTGAAGGCAGAGGAGCATATTTTGCCAATCCGAACGGTATTGCTAACATTTTCACTCGCGTTACCGGGGGAAATCCTTCCAATATTTTAGGAACATTAGGAGTGCAAGGCAATGCTAACTTATTCTTACTTAATCCCAAAGGGATTGTCTTCGGCCCCAATGCGAGATTAGATTTACGCGGCTCATTTATCGGTTCAACTGCCAGCAGCATTCTTTTTGATAATAACTTTGAATTCAGCGCCGCTAATTCTAATGCAGTGCCATTGTTAGCGATCAATATTCCTTTAGGTTTGAGATTTAGAGAAAATCCCGGCACAATTGTCAACTCTTCCCAAGCAATTGGCCCCACACCAACCTTACCGCCATTGCCCATAGAAATTCCTGTTTCTAACAAACTTGGTTTGGCAGTAGATCCAGGTCAAACTTTAGCATTAATTGGTGGAGATATTCAACTACAAGGTGGAAACTTAACAGCTTATACCGGACAAATATTATTGGGAAGTGTGAAAAGTCCCGGTTTAGTGCAATTTGAACCAACGGCTTTAGCTCTAAATTTAGACTACAGCAATATTCAGAATTTTGGCAATATTGAAATGAATGAGGCACTTATCAATACCAGTGGATTAGGAGGTGGCAAAATTGACATCAGAGGTTCAAATATCAACATCAGCAGTTCGGGAATTTATAGCTTGACACTAGGAGATGTTGATGGTAGAGGAATTGACATTAATGCTGACAATTTACGAGTAGATAAAGGAGCGCAAATTCTTACTTCAACTTTGGGAGATGGAATGGGGAGTAATATTAATATCCGCGCTACTGACTCAGTAGAAATGGTTGGGTTGGGAATAGGAGGCTATCAGCGATTTTATACCCAATACATATTATCTGGAACTCTCAACCCCTTCGATCCCCAAATTGTAATTAATAGTGGTACTGTGGGCAATGGAGCCGCTGGAGAGATTAATATCAATACCGGACGGTTGCTGCTGCGGGATGGCGTGGTGGGCGGTAGTGCTACCCTCGCTGCTGGAAATGGGGGAAATCTGAATGTCCGCGCTAACACCTTTGAGCTTGTCAGTTCAGCAATCAATAATGGAACAACTAAGAAAAGTACCGGCTCTGGCGGCAGCATTAATATTGAGGCAGAACGGTTAATCATACGCGATGCTGGTGGTTTGGTTAGCATCAGCCGCAGCGATGGAGCATCGGGAAATATCACGATTAAAACAACTGAATCAGTAGAATTATCGGGGGGTATTTCTGGAAGTGCCGCGCAAACTCGTATGGGTACAAACTCTTTTGATGGCAATGGGAAAGCTGGGGATATTACCATCGACACTAAGCGGCTAACTGTTACTGATGGAGCCTCAATTAGTTTATCAACGGGTGCAGTTATTGGGCAAGTCGTGTTTTCTAGGAATGGGGGGCTAGGAGGAAATTTAACTGTGAGAGCTTCCGAGTCGATAGAAGTAAGCGGCGTGTCTGGAGTTTTGGGAAATGTAGGATTCGGAGCCAGTGCTCTAGCTACTCAAACTTCAAGTTCTGGTCGGGGTGGAGATATCTACCTCTCTACGCCCATACTCAATCTGCGGAATGGGGGGATTATTTCTGCGGCTTCGTTGGGTGCAGTAGATGCCGGAAATATTACAATTGATGCCGATCGCATCGAAGTTCAAGGCGCGGGAAGTAACGGTCGTTTTGCAAGTAGAATTGAGGCTTCGGCTGGCAGTTTTTCTATTATTGTCAATCCCAACGCTACGGGGAATGCTGGCTCGTTGAATTTGAATACGAATCGATTGATTGTCCGGGATGGGGCAACGGTTAGCGTTCAGTCTTTAGGAAGGGGAAGGGCGGGAAATATTAATGTTGTAGCTGACTCAATTGCCTTGGATAACAAAGCGAATATTGACGGTACAACTGACTCTGGCGGTGGGGGAAATATTAATATCAAGGCGCAAGATATCCAGTTGCGACGCGGGAGTAGAATTACCACTGATGCGGGTATTTCTGATGGTGGCAATATCAGGATTCAGGGTGATATTCTGGCTACTTTACCAAATGAAAATAACGATATTACTGCTAATGCTCGCACAGCTAGGGGCGGTCAAGTTACAGTGAATGTACCCAATATCTTTGGTTTTACAACTGTTAATCGCGAACAAGCCAGAAGTAGTTTAGGACTAACTGACGCTGAATTTGCCGCTTTACAAGTGAATCCAACTTCTTTAATTGATACTAGCGATATTGCGGCTATTTCTCAACAGGCTGGCCCCGCTTTACAAGGGGCGGTAACGTTTAGCACTACTGGTGTCAATCCAGCTTCTGGGTTAGCAGTATTACCGCAAAATGTGGTCGATTCTGCGACATTAATTGCGGCTAATCCCTGCACGGAAGGGGCAGGAAGCGAGTTTAGTATTACTGGTAAAGGAGGAGTGCCACCTAACCCTAATGATGTCCTCAGCAACGATTCTGCTCAGTTTAATTGGGTAGAACCAGTGGCAAATGGAAGTCACAAGGCAGAAGTTAAAAGTCCCGAAATAGAAATAAAGCCGCAGGCAGTTATTCCTGCTCAAGGTTGGGTGATGGATGCTCGAGGACAAGTCACACTGGTAGCGTACAATTCGGGTGGTGGTGCTTCTACTCGCAGTCCGAAACCTACAGGTGTTTGCGTACCTCGATAG
- a CDS encoding two-partner secretion domain-containing protein encodes MPRPSSTLIFAFLLLFPFPAIAQIIPDNSLGTESSRTVPATINNLPSDRIEGGATRGPHLFHSFQEFNVGEGRGAYFANPNGITNIFTRVTGGNPSNILGILGVQGNANLFLLNPRGIVFGPNARLDLRGSFIASTGSGILFDNGFEFSAANSNTVPLLAINIPVGLRFRENPGAIINQSIAPNPSPPDLPLPVPIFDNIGLAVDPGQTLALVGGNIQFNGGIATASTGQILLGSVKSSGLVEFEPTALGLNLNYGDIQDFGNIDMNSSLLNTSGLGGGKVDIRGANITLSSSGIYGLTLGNLDGRGIDINAQNLRLQQGSQIFTTTLGEGKGSNINIRATDSVEMTGLGIEGYQQLTESFQTSGTGNPFISQIVLFTSAIGSGGAGDINIEAGRLLMSNGVVAGAPTFGAGNGGNLTIRANTVELVSSALYNGTTNATTGQGGNITVEAERLILRDGGAFASFSLSDGASGNIAIKASESVELSGSLPVGLGQTRIGTNTFQGNGTGGDISIDTKRLSVSNGATISLTTGAIFGEVVFSTNGGTGGNLTVKASESIEVSGESRFLGNAGYVASSFVTQTASSGRGGDIRLSTPKLTVQNGGVISAASLGAANAGDITINADRLEVRGIGSNSRLRSGIEASAGRAFNAVNPNTTGNAGSLNLNASQLILRDSAVVNVQSSGTGRAGNINVVADSIALDNKAIIDGTTVSGTGANINLQARDIQLRRGSIITTDAGSSDGGNIRINSDVLATLPNENNDITANARTARGGQVTVNVPNIFGFTAVTREQARSSLGLTDAEFAALQVNPTSLIATSDIAAISQQSGPALQGAVTFSTTGVNPAQGLVALPQNVVDPTTLIAANPCIEGEGNEFTITGKGGVPPNPNDVLSNNSRQLNWVEPVATGSHKAEVKSPEREIKPQAVIPAQGWVMDARGQVTLVAYNSGGGASARSPKPTGVCVPR; translated from the coding sequence ATGCCCCGTCCCTCTTCCACCCTAATTTTTGCATTCCTACTGCTTTTTCCTTTCCCAGCCATCGCTCAAATCATCCCAGATAATAGTTTAGGTACAGAAAGTTCGCGCACAGTTCCCGCAACTATCAATAATTTACCATCGGACAGAATAGAAGGCGGTGCAACTCGTGGCCCTCACTTATTTCACAGTTTCCAAGAATTTAACGTCGGTGAAGGTAGAGGAGCATATTTTGCCAACCCTAATGGCATTACTAACATTTTTACTCGCGTTACTGGTGGTAATCCTTCTAATATTTTAGGAATATTGGGAGTCCAAGGCAATGCTAACTTATTCTTACTTAATCCCAGAGGAATTGTCTTCGGCCCCAATGCAAGGTTAGACTTACGCGGCTCATTTATCGCTTCAACTGGTAGCGGTATTTTATTTGATAATGGCTTTGAATTTAGCGCCGCTAATTCTAATACAGTACCCTTATTAGCAATTAATATTCCTGTGGGTTTAAGATTTCGCGAAAATCCTGGCGCAATTATTAACCAATCAATTGCTCCTAACCCCTCACCGCCTGACCTTCCTCTACCAGTACCAATTTTTGATAATATTGGTTTAGCAGTAGACCCCGGTCAAACCTTAGCCCTAGTAGGGGGAAATATCCAATTCAACGGCGGTATTGCTACTGCCAGTACCGGACAAATATTACTCGGAAGTGTCAAGAGTTCAGGTTTAGTAGAATTTGAACCAACCGCTTTAGGTCTGAATTTAAACTATGGAGATATTCAGGACTTCGGCAATATTGACATGAACAGTTCATTGCTCAATACCAGCGGATTAGGAGGAGGAAAAGTTGACATCAGGGGTGCAAATATCACTCTCAGTAGTTCAGGAATTTATGGACTGACACTAGGAAATCTTGATGGTAGAGGCATCGACATCAATGCCCAAAACTTGCGACTACAGCAGGGATCGCAAATTTTCACCACAACACTAGGAGAGGGAAAAGGGAGCAATATCAACATCCGCGCTACTGACTCAGTAGAAATGACCGGGTTGGGAATTGAGGGCTATCAGCAGCTTACAGAAAGTTTTCAGACATCAGGAACAGGCAACCCCTTCATTTCGCAAATCGTTCTCTTTACTAGCGCTATTGGCAGTGGAGGAGCAGGAGATATTAACATTGAAGCCGGACGGCTGTTGATGAGCAATGGGGTAGTGGCCGGTGCCCCCACCTTTGGTGCTGGCAATGGCGGAAATCTGACTATCCGCGCCAACACCGTCGAACTCGTCAGTTCGGCGCTCTATAACGGCACAACGAACGCAACCACTGGTCAAGGCGGAAATATTACTGTGGAAGCCGAACGATTAATACTGCGCGATGGCGGTGCTTTCGCCAGCTTCAGCCTTAGTGATGGAGCATCGGGGAATATCGCCATTAAAGCTTCTGAATCTGTGGAATTGTCGGGGAGTCTTCCTGTAGGTTTAGGTCAAACTCGGATTGGCACGAATACTTTTCAGGGAAATGGAACAGGTGGGGATATTAGCATCGACACTAAGCGGCTGAGTGTTTCTAATGGAGCCACAATTAGTTTAACGACGGGTGCAATTTTTGGCGAAGTCGTGTTTTCTACAAATGGCGGGACGGGAGGAAATTTAACCGTGAAAGCCTCCGAGTCTATAGAAGTAAGCGGCGAGTCAAGATTTTTGGGGAATGCGGGTTATGTAGCAAGTTCTTTTGTTACTCAAACTGCAAGTTCTGGTAGAGGTGGAGATATTCGCCTGTCAACACCTAAACTAACTGTGCAGAATGGCGGCGTTATTTCTGCGGCTTCCTTGGGCGCAGCAAATGCGGGAGATATTACAATTAATGCCGATCGCTTAGAAGTACGAGGCATCGGGAGTAACAGTCGGTTGAGGAGTGGAATTGAGGCCTCGGCTGGTAGAGCATTTAATGCTGTCAATCCCAATACTACTGGAAATGCAGGCTCGTTGAATTTGAATGCTAGTCAATTGATTCTTCGGGATAGTGCAGTGGTTAATGTTCAATCTTCAGGAACAGGTAGGGCTGGCAATATTAACGTGGTTGCAGACTCGATCGCGCTTGACAATAAAGCCATAATTGATGGTACTACCGTGTCTGGTACAGGGGCAAATATTAATCTCCAAGCGCGAGACATTCAGTTGCGGCGGGGTAGCATAATTACAACAGATGCAGGTAGTTCTGACGGTGGAAATATCAGGATTAATAGCGATGTTTTGGCTACTTTACCAAATGAAAACAACGATATTACTGCTAATGCGCGTACTGCTAGGGGAGGGCAAGTTACAGTAAATGTCCCGAATATCTTTGGTTTTACAGCAGTTACCCGCGAACAAGCCAGAAGTAGTTTAGGACTAACTGATGCTGAATTTGCAGCTTTACAAGTCAATCCAACTTCTTTAATTGCTACTAGCGATATTGCGGCGATTTCTCAACAGTCTGGGCCCGCATTACAAGGGGCGGTGACATTTAGCACTACTGGGGTGAATCCGGCTCAAGGATTGGTAGCTTTGCCGCAAAATGTAGTTGACCCAACCACATTAATCGCCGCTAATCCCTGCATAGAAGGGGAAGGAAATGAGTTTACTATTACTGGTAAAGGAGGAGTACCACCGAACCCTAATGATGTCCTCAGTAACAATTCTAGACAGTTAAACTGGGTGGAACCAGTGGCAACTGGAAGTCACAAGGCAGAAGTTAAAAGTCCCGAAAGAGAAATAAAGCCACAGGCAGTTATTCCTGCTCAAGGTTGGGTGATGGATGCTCGAGGACAAGTCACACTTGTAGCGTACAATTCGGGTGGTGGTGCTTCTGCTCGCAGTCCGAAACCGACGGGTGTTTGCGTACCTCGATAG
- a CDS encoding ShlB/FhaC/HecB family hemolysin secretion/activation protein, which yields MTRLRILLGLTGFVWLMVGGAKVAASEVKTLPSNVQDLEVASSDRNGLPPIPAFTFNEPDLQLAQLPNPIFPKPPELPDSTPPQPQPLPLQPIPPNPPNQVSPEIPGTIRVERFEFEGNTAFSDRELSAIAQPFTGREITFSELLAVETAITQKYIDAGYVNSGAVIPTDQTFPREGAIVKIRVIEGGLEGIEITGNRRLNSNYVRSRLNLATRPPLNRDRLLEALQLLQLDPQIANISAELQAGSRPERSRLQVRVKEADTFSVELFADNNRSPSVGSFRRGVRINQANLIGLGDGLNVSYANTDGSNELNASYTVPVNAHNGTIQIAAGVTKTNVIEEPFDRLDIEGRSRTYELTYRQPIVLKPDRELALGLTFSRQESDTSLLGENYPLSPGANDQGETRVTAFRFFQEYVQRSQNQVFAARSQFSLGTDIFGATVNDDAPDSRFFSWRGQAQYVRLLAPETLLVLRSDLQLATGDLLSLEQIGIGGVQTVRGYRQDLLLSDSGAIASAEVRIPIWRVPKIKGILQIAPFIDFGIGWNHSGEKVNPDSERLLGAGLGLIWQMSDRLNARLDYSIPLISVDSGNNTWQEKGIYFSINYFPF from the coding sequence ATGACTCGTCTTAGAATACTATTGGGGCTAACGGGGTTTGTTTGGCTAATGGTGGGAGGAGCTAAAGTTGCGGCTAGCGAGGTGAAAACTTTGCCTTCAAATGTTCAAGATTTAGAAGTTGCCAGTAGCGATCGCAATGGCTTACCTCCAATCCCAGCTTTTACTTTTAATGAACCCGACTTGCAGTTGGCTCAACTACCTAACCCCATTTTCCCGAAACCACCTGAATTGCCCGATTCTACACCGCCGCAGCCGCAACCGCTTCCCTTACAGCCAATCCCCCCAAATCCTCCCAATCAAGTCTCTCCGGAAATTCCGGGGACAATTCGGGTGGAACGGTTTGAGTTTGAAGGTAATACTGCTTTTAGCGATCGCGAATTATCGGCAATCGCTCAACCATTTACGGGACGGGAAATCACCTTTAGCGAACTGCTGGCGGTAGAAACAGCCATCACTCAAAAATACATAGATGCGGGTTATGTCAATTCCGGTGCGGTGATTCCAACTGACCAAACCTTTCCTAGAGAAGGAGCAATTGTTAAAATTCGGGTGATTGAAGGAGGGTTAGAGGGAATTGAGATTACGGGAAATCGGCGGCTTAACTCTAACTACGTGCGATCGCGCTTAAACCTCGCCACTCGTCCACCCTTAAACCGCGATCGCTTGCTAGAAGCATTACAACTGCTGCAACTCGACCCTCAGATTGCTAATATCTCAGCAGAACTTCAAGCCGGAAGTCGGCCCGAACGCAGCCGCTTACAAGTGCGAGTCAAAGAAGCAGATACCTTTAGCGTTGAGCTATTTGCAGACAACAACCGCTCTCCTAGTGTAGGCAGTTTTCGACGCGGCGTTCGCATCAACCAAGCTAATTTAATCGGTTTGGGTGACGGATTAAATGTATCTTATGCCAACACCGACGGTAGTAATGAATTAAATGCCAGTTATACTGTCCCCGTCAACGCTCACAACGGCACAATTCAAATTGCAGCAGGCGTTACCAAAACTAACGTGATTGAAGAACCCTTCGATCGCCTAGACATCGAAGGGCGATCGCGCACCTACGAACTCACATATCGCCAACCAATAGTTCTAAAACCCGATCGCGAATTAGCTTTAGGCTTGACTTTTTCGCGTCAAGAAAGCGATACTTCTCTATTAGGAGAGAACTATCCCCTTTCACCAGGAGCCAACGACCAAGGGGAAACGCGAGTTACAGCCTTTCGCTTCTTTCAAGAATACGTGCAGCGCAGTCAAAATCAAGTTTTCGCAGCGCGATCGCAATTCTCCCTCGGCACCGATATCTTTGGTGCTACTGTAAACGATGATGCCCCCGATAGCCGCTTTTTCTCATGGCGGGGACAAGCTCAATACGTCCGGCTACTAGCGCCCGAAACTTTGCTAGTTCTGCGTTCTGACCTTCAACTCGCCACCGGAGATCTACTATCCCTCGAACAAATTGGCATTGGCGGTGTTCAGACTGTACGCGGATATCGGCAAGATTTACTACTAAGTGATAGCGGCGCGATCGCCTCTGCGGAAGTACGAATCCCCATTTGGCGCGTACCAAAAATCAAAGGCATTTTGCAGATTGCTCCCTTTATTGATTTTGGCATCGGGTGGAATCATTCGGGAGAGAAAGTCAATCCCGACTCAGAGCGTTTATTGGGTGCAGGTTTAGGATTGATATGGCAAATGAGCGATCGGCTCAATGCCAGACTCGACTATAGTATCCCCTTAATCAGCGTTGATTCGGGGAACAACACTTGGCAAGAAAAAGGCATCTACTTCAGCATTAATTATTTTCCTTTTTAG
- a CDS encoding DUF2358 domain-containing protein codes for MIEYQLQIQQAVNTLKTDLPTLFEQDISYDIYTKDIYFQDPVNKFKGKINYRIIFWTLRFHAQLFFTEIHFDLHEVGQTASDTILAKWTVRGTLRVPWKAQIFFNGYSTYKLNTEGLIYEHIDTWDRKPGEVLKQFIRKGDEIN; via the coding sequence ATGATTGAATATCAATTGCAGATACAACAAGCCGTAAATACCCTCAAAACTGATTTACCCACACTTTTTGAGCAAGATATTTCCTATGATATCTATACAAAAGATATTTATTTTCAAGATCCAGTCAACAAATTCAAAGGAAAAATAAACTATCGTATTATCTTTTGGACTCTACGATTTCATGCTCAGCTATTTTTTACAGAAATTCACTTCGATTTGCACGAAGTTGGTCAGACAGCATCAGATACTATTCTAGCAAAATGGACTGTTCGCGGTACCTTACGAGTTCCCTGGAAAGCTCAGATATTTTTCAACGGCTACTCTACTTACAAGCTCAACACTGAAGGTCTGATCTACGAACATATCGACACATGGGATCGGAAACCAGGAGAAGTATTAAAGCAATTTATCCGCAAAGGAGACGAGATTAATTAA